A single Cottoperca gobio chromosome 5, fCotGob3.1, whole genome shotgun sequence DNA region contains:
- the LOC115008019 gene encoding msx2-interacting protein isoform X4 — translation MFAAAGPGSSAIGTSFEASDPHFDSRIRDPFTLTNSTRRDLYRDDRGRRVDRTYHHRRSRSSHSSQSRHPSPQRTTGQTPKTPHSPKRAPLSPGRGPRSRSRSRSSSSDSVSSTSSTGSGSDSNSSSSDGSRARSVQSSATHAPTQSSMGLDSDEPRRSFGIKVQNLPVRSTDTSLKDGLFHEFKKHGKVTSVQIHGASEDRYGLVFFRQQEDQEKALTVSKGKLFFGMLIEVTAWNGPETESENEFRPLDGRIDEFHPKATRTLFIGNLEKTTSYQQLLDIFQRFGEIVDIDIKKVNGVPQYAFVQYSDIASVCKAIKKMDGEYLGSNRLKLGFGKSMPTTCVWLDGLATSVTEQYLTRHFCRYGHVVKVVFDRLKGMALILYNNTDFAQAAVRETKGWKIGGNKIKVDFASQESQMAFYRTMQTSGQDIRDFYEIPPERREERRPPYHEFTAERAYFENIRTPGIYPEEARRDYAARSRERFPELEHYQGEHFDPRYHEDPRDYRDFRDPFEQDIRKYTYIQRERERERERFEADRSRWSPSHPRRPVTPTVSPSPSERAPRDSERRVYSQSSERSGSVSSMSPPHVDKPEKTLLEQASKSDKSSQPDRVASAEKTKRAKRKEKGDKDKTEKIKLRKAKGQSPSNPLPETELETSFDGGSGRGRGSDQEAHERQKCKGDGEPLAGNQLSTAHDSVKSERSEMSKGENSDLEGKTRLKKHLKPDIGNDGKDSSVDSDRLASRKRRFADSGGRTIRQKRSRHEEEDATPSSDFGASATYVKESDTDKNKDSQRRESRLKSEKSSTQKDGQEDLRGQREKSEGPLDPRHPGHTSSRRFSHENISEQSSIREQEHHAAFKFGIQNADTDKSVKNKEDHVDIDLSQSYRKQMEQNRRLHQQQQQLESDKSDKPGSPQGSETEDLEHRSLVHEVGKPPEDVTDNFPSHKLKKLDQFETESGIKKERVYRSFRQKSEDPDWSNISSPGHQHFSHHADEDFVDPSQKELNRNEEKIHPDLELLVKRTHNTQVNKPNTPLLSVEEEQQKRWESRVNQDLLPDLNFSRSLSKNIHNRKRLEYGIWHDLEPGEVRSDSEEDREPKPHSPVPSTSMPFSDRPRVDRFSDPKLAHLERNKFYSFALDQTITPDTKALLERAKSLSSSREDNWSFLDYDSHFANLRNRKDTEKVESAPRPTPSWYMKKKKIRSGSEDKLDDRKEEPKPEEQERRELFASRFLHSPVFELDSRRLQHLERKHEEPERTQNQQPGQQGTDGEIDSGPVVLFHSRFLELMRLQQQKNKTHQLQEAKRDTMLTDENKVEKAPVQEQQALQSPETIESIMEPEIKPISPAEEPISEPRLTPTSVTQSVVKDFHPPEEKCVALNSAPDPYTPVPVIKEEVKEEVKYIDPVVTMHHPITEASSDSEPGPIAAPEPSYSVDRCRASQSEGKFDITDNFKPLYIEKPCRRDSHDELVSISEAELDPETTQPEVPEATSPIPPSIPEEEEEINSVWKAVAETEGEKKLQVGKVQMPIDNDTNDEPVSPQKEHKTKEMRNKKFRQSPAQVASVPVISTSGFEKQATRKSERIDKEKLKRGSSPRAESKSTGKSPIHGSEPDMSEPGISAGRARRRNVKSVYATPVEDDATVRPGKEITESPRSARKRGTDKDSTQQQIIDQDPPAPTPATKRGRPPKNRRQGDESSTGKVEKSKLDNKDTDSNESEGGERFARVSKGKTSPHGTKGSLNQISIVQGSGSTRKGEKTEDDQEMDFTDEDSLALQDSSSSCKEDSSIKVVQKKEDKDKQGRELGRDKDVFHEEACEGKSNGKETDSPVLEEKPTLEKDKIVRGKTKLTRTPKSPVLKNLKIRLNVTEVKDLLQLGDDELGNQEDSSKKMRPGDHSDLASKSTNADQQSSSNNEEKENATLEKKELLESPQNLISQELELEQAVENIAKLTDPDFPTKPLTPPVPPTEVKSEPEQDKRSNPASETELMAAIDSITAEDGTVSSSQAPPPSADGGSEPEIQDLIPPVKEGEPETNTPAIQEEPVFPTTPKKGTKGRPKRSKGQKPVKKDLKEGPSITEELTIPLADSPPSSVKTVPATTTSAATTTVITPTTWKPEPEPLAVKATDVNTGSESSSEEQIQHLKSVIPHSKSPICPKPQQVPSECISPSLSPLANRPHIRPIQTNRIPVSPPDWRHQSKDTGVSSSPVMPLASKENQSLLSDSDNLVIDHGASDLRQILMKHKNISLPSSSAIPSNLPTLRDQNPSESNTQSAVVPNKSPLPGSVMAAHPAPPIVRPPASLPSPETKSVISVIASTATSVISRVGNTPEPEDKLNMNIGNTCVDMTLPKPTYRPNKDDTGSYHGPVGDEVGSAARFIVESPTHGTGSCPGLRVNTSEGVVVLSHSGQKIEGPQRISAKISQIPQATAGDMESQQLVSMPQIKQEMYGSHLGLQKGPTLQTDHGHPCKTLSTLSSIKQESTGLEKMESTYQSGVVKRLTQGNQQVMSYHQEYMPIKHQKKMDIADPHSTDGAKPSWTSAISPAISPHLPSPPGNHVGFGTAAGDRAPSHISGVKQEPQSPRKSGHPHSPFTKVSSPIGSSSPKGIPVMLSTGLPAMQQFITGVHHPEQSVIMPPHSVPGGLGRMSPHRVSQSIPVGHLVQGDVRVNTPPLSVMSYGLHSEPHASPWSGPMQTRPTSPQAVGREKVLKVNPASLRGHEGEQEEARRFHQAPGRQSSTQLKPETMQSHAGPLRSNVQLETYMAQRDMRVLLHQQGERLATDSHSGHIQDLPTSSAPSNLPLSLSPRAHVLPKGVSEKDITKPLEAKRPHSPLPKDGMMGIRQSGQAMASPQRVQLMQPGPSGSFPEYSAMYSNPRGIHSQIPETSPVGLNQPPLNVTPTMGADSQTKPDGKMTQPVNMVQLLTKYPIVWQGLLALKNDTAAVQLHFVCGNKALAHRSLPLQEGGALLRIVQRMRLEASQLESVARRMTGDSDFCLLLALPCGRDQDDVLNQTQALKAAFINYLQAKLAAGIINIPNPGSNQPAYVLQIFPPCEFSESHLSQLAPDLLNRISSISPHLMIVITSV, via the exons ATGTTCGCTGCTGCTGGCCCAGGGAGCAGTGCTATCGGGACAAGCTTTGAGGCATCGGACCCACATTTTGACTCTAGAATTCGAGACCCCTTTACTCTTACTAATTCTACACGACGTGACTTATACAGAGATGACAGAGGACGGCGGGTTGATAGAACGTACCATCACCGTCGGAGCCGATCATCTCATTCCTCACAGTCAAGGCACCCTTCCCCTCAACGGACCACGGGGCAAACCCCAAAAACTCCTCATTCCCCTAAAAGAGCGCCTTTGTCCCCTGGGAGAGGGCCGCGGTCTCGATCTCGCAGCAGATCTTCAAGCTCGGATTCTgtcagcagcaccagcagcactgGCAGCGGCAG CGATTCAAACAGCAGCTCAAGTGATGGATCTCGGGCACGCTCTGTCCAGTCGTCAGCTACACACGCCCCTACTCAGTCTTCTATGGGGCTTGACTCTGATGAGCCACGCAGAAGCTTTGGAATTAAAGTGCAAAACCTACCAGTGCGCTCCACAG ACACAAGTTTAAAAGATGGACTTTTCCATGAATTCAAGAAACATGGGAAAGTGACCTCAGTGCAGATCCACGGAGCATCAGAAGACCGCTATGGTTTGGTGTTCTTTCGACAGCAAGAGGATCAAGAGAAAGCCCTCACTGTCTCCAAAGGAAAGCTGTTCTTTGGCATGCTTATTGAAGTCACGGCCTGGAATGGTCCTG AAACAGAGAGTGAAAATGAGTTCAGGCCCTTGGACGGGCGGATAGATGAGTTCCACCCAAAGGCCACAAGGACACTGTTTATAGGCAATCTTGAGAAGACCACCAGTTATCAACAACTCCTTGACATTTTTCAACGCTTTGGAGAAATTGTG GACATTGACATCAAGAAAGTAAATGGAGTCCCCCAGTATGCCTTTGTGCAGTACTCTGATATAGCCAGTGTCTGCAAGGCCATTAAGAAGATGGACGGAGAGTATCTGGGGAGCAACAGACTAAAG cTTGGGTTTGGGAAGAGTATGCCCACCACGTGTGTTTGGCTTGATGGTTTGGCAACCAGTGTCACAGAGCAGTACCTCACACGGCATTTCTGCCGCTATGGGCATGTAGTTAAG gttgtGTTTGATAGATTGAAAGGGATGGCCCTTATCTTGTACAACAACACAGATTTTGCTCAGGCAGCTGTAAGGGAGACCAAAGGTTGGAAGATTGGGGGCAAtaaaataaag gTGGATTTTGCAAGTCAAGAGAGTCAGATGGCATTCTACCGAACTATGCAGACATCTGGTCAAGACATTAGAGATTTCTATGAAATTCCTCCTGAACGACG AGAGGAACGCAGACCTCCATACCATGAATTTACAGCTGAAAGAGCTTACTTTGAGAATATACGAACCCCTGGCATCTATCCAGAGGAAGCTCGTAGAGACTATGCTGCTCGCAGCAGAGAACGCTTTCCTGAACTGGAACACTATCAGGGGGAACACTTTGACCCACGGTATCATGAAGACCCAAGAGACTACAGGGACTTCAGAGACCCCTTTGAGCAAGACATCCgaaaatacacatatattcaAAGAGAACGGGAAAGAGAGCGAGAACGTTTTGAGGCTGACCGCAGCAGGTGGAGCCCTTCCCATCCAAGGCGACCTGTTACTCCTACAGTATCGCCGTCACCATCTGAGCGTGCTCCCAGAGACTCAGAACGGCGGGTTTACAGCCAGTCATCTGAGCGAAGTGGTAGTGTGAGCTCAATGTCACCACCACACGTTGACAAACCTGAGAAGACTCTGCTGGAACAGGCCTCCAAGAGTGACAAGAGCAGCCAACCAGATCGTGTGGCAAGTGCTGAGAAAACCAAACGTGCAAAACGAAAAGAGAAAGGTGATAAAGACAAAACTGAGAAGATTAAATTAAGAAAAGCAAAGGGGCAATCCCCTTCCAACCCACTACCTGAAACAGAGCTTGAGACTAGTTTTGATGGAGGGtctggaagaggaagaggatcaGACCAGGAAGCACATGAGAGGCAAAAATGTAAGGGTGATGGTGAACCTCTTGCTGGAAATCAGTTATCAACTGCTCATGACTCTGTAAAAAGTGAAAGATCTGAAATGAGTAAAGGTGAGAATTCCGATTTGGAGGGCAAAACTCGACTCAAGAAACATCTAAAGCCTGATATTGGAAATGATGGGAAAGATTCATCAGTGGATTCAGATCGTCTTGCTTCAAGGAAAAGGCGCTTTGCTGATTCCGGTGGCAGAACCATTCGTCAGAAAAGAAGCAGgcatgaagaggaggacgctACTCCATCTTCTGACTTTGGTGCTAGTGCCACATATGTGAAAGAGTCGgacactgacaaaaacaaagattcaCAACGGAGGGAATCGAGACTCAAAAGTGAAAAAAGTAGCACTCAGAAGGATGGTCAAGAGGACCttagaggacaaagagagaagtCTGAGGGACCTTTGGACCCACGACATCCAGGGCACACTTCATCTAGAAGGTTTTCACATGAGAATATTTCCGAACAAAGCAGTATAAGGGAACAAGAACACCATGCTGCTTTCAAATTTGGTATTCAGAATGCTGACACTGACAAAAGTGTTAAGAACAAGGAAGACCATGTTGACATTGATCTCTCTCAGAGTTACCGCAAGCAAATGGAGCAAAATAGACGAttgcaccagcagcagcagcagcttgagtcTGACAAATCTGACAAACCAGGAAGTCCTCAAGGAAGTGAAACAGAGGACTTGGAACATCGCAGTCTTGTGCATGAAGTTGGCAAACCACCTGAGGATGTCACAGATAATTTCCCATCTCACAAACTAAAGAAACTAGACCAATTTGAAACCGAGTCAGGAATTAAGAAAGAGCGTGTCTACAGGAGCTTTAGACAGAAAAGTGAAGATCCTGACTGGAGCAACATCTCCTCTCCAGGACATCAGCACTTCTCTCACCATGCAGATGAGGACTTTGTGGACCCTTCTCAGAAAGAGTTGAATAGAAATGAGGAAAAAATTCACCCAGATCTTGAGCTATTGGTCAAAAGGACACATAACACACAGGTAAATAAGCCAAACACTCCTTTACTAAGTGTGGAAGAAGAGCAACAAAAGAGATGGGAGAGTAGAGTTAATCAAGACTTGTTACCTGACCTGAACTTTTCTCGAAGTCTTAGTAAAAACATTCACAATCGCAAGCGTTTGGAATATGGTATTTGGCATGACTTGGAGCCCGGGGAAGTACGATCCGACtctgaggaggacagagagcccAAACCCCACTCTCCGGTGCCCTCCACATCAATGCCTTTTTCCGACAGGCCAAGGGTTGATCGATTTTCAGACCCAAAACTAGCGCATCTTGAAAGAAACAAATTCTACTCTTTTGCACTTGATCAAACCATCACACCTGATACAAAGGCTCTGCTTGAACGTGCAaaatctctctcatcttcaaGAGAAGATAACTGGTCCTTTTTGGATTATGATTCTCACTTTGCAAATTTGCGCAACAGAAAGGATACTGAGAAGGTAGAATCGGCACCACGACCTACACCCTCCTGgtacatgaaaaagaaaaagattcgAAGTGGATCTGAAGACAAACTTGATGACCGGAAGGAAGAGCCTAAGCCGGAGGAACAGGAACGCAGGGAACTTTTTGCCTCCCGCTTCCTTCACAGCCCTGTGTTTGAGCTGGACTCTAGGCGACTTCAACACTTGGAACGCAAACATGAAGAACCTGAGCGTACACAGAACCAACAACCTGGTCAGCAAGGGACAGACGGTGAAATTGACTCTGGACCAGTTGTCCTTTTCCATAGTCGTTTTTTAGAACTCATGCGACTGCAACAACAGAAGAATAAAACCCATCAGCTGCAAGAGGCAAAAAGAGACACTATGCTCACTGATGAGAATAAAGTGGAAAAAGCACCTGTTCAAGAACAACAAGCTTTGCAGTCACCTGAAACGATAGAATCAATCATGGAGCCTGAAATTAAACCTATCAGTCCTGCTGAAGAGCCGATTTCTGAACCCCGACTCACACCTACTTCTGTCACCCAATCTGTGGTCAAGGACTTTCATCCACCAGAAgagaaatgtgttgcattaaatTCAGCCCCTGATCCATATACCCCTGTGCCTGTCATAAAGGAAGAGGTCAAGGAAGAGGTCAAATATATTGACCCTGTTGTAACCATGCACCACCCAATAACTGAGGCGTCATCTGATTCTGAACCTGGACCAATAGCAGCACCCGAACCCAGTTATTCAGTGGATAGATGTAGAGCTTCTCAGTCTGAAGGGAAATTTGATATTACTGATAATTTCAAACCTCTCTACATAGAAAAACCATGCCGTCGTGATTCTCATGACGAGCTTGTTAGCATTTCAGAAGCAGAGCTGGATCCTGAGACAACACAACCAGAAGTACCCGAAGCCACTAGTCCCATACCACCTAGTAttccagaggaggaggaagaaataaATTCTGTTTGGAAAGCAGTAGCAGAgactgagggagagaagaaacTTCAAGTTGGTAAAGTGCAGATGCCCATTGATAATGACACGAATGACGAGCCAGTCTCACCTCAGAAAGagcataaaacaaaagaaatgagaaataaaaagtttaGACAATCCCCTGCTCAAGTTGCTTCAGTTCCTGTCATATCTACCTCTGGTTTTGAGAAACAAGCAACACGGAAGAGTGAGCGCATTGACAAAGAGAAGCTGAAACGTGGATCATCCCCAAGGGCTGAATCAAAGTCCACAGGCAAATCTCCTATTCATGGATCAGAACCTGATATGTCAGAGCCAGGCATATCAGCAGGCAGAGCAAGACGAAGAAATGTTAAATCAGTGTATGCCACTCCAGTTGAAGATGATGCAACAGTTCGTCCTGGAAAGGAAATTACAGAGTCACCGCGCTCTGCACGAAAGAGAGGTACAGACAAAGATTCAACACAACAGCAAATTATCGATCAGGATCCACCTGCTCCAACCCCTGCAACTAAACGGGGCCGTCCTCCCAAGAACCGCAGACAAGGCGACGAGAGTTCAACAGGAAAAGTAGAAAAATCAAAACTGGACAATAAAGACACTGATTCAAATGAATCAGAAGGTGGGGAACGATTTGCGAGAGTGTCAAAAGGGAAAACATCCCCTCATGGCACAAAGGGTTCATTGAATCAGATTTCCATAGTTCAAGGATCGGGATCAACAAGGAAGGGGGAAAAAACTGAGGATGATCAGGAAATGGATTTTACAGATGAAGATTCCTTAGCTTTGCAAGATTCATCAAGTTCTTGTAAAGAAGATTCTTCAATAAAGGTTGtccaaaagaaagaagacaaagacaaacaaggaAGAGAATTGGGCAGAGATAAAGATGTCTTCCATGAAGAGGCTTGTGAGGGTAAATCAAATGGGAAAGAGACAGATTCCCCAGTCTTAGAAGAGAAACCCACCTTGGAAAAAGACAAGATTGTTAGAGGAAAAACCAAGTTGACAAGGACTCCCAAGTCTCCTGTTCTCAAGAACCTCAAAATCAGACTAAATGTGACAGAGGTCAAAGATCTTCTTCAGTTAGGGGATGATGAACTTGGAAATCAAGAGGATTCTTCAAAAAAGATGAGACCTGGTGACCACAGTGACCTTGCTTCAAAGTCTACTAATGCAGACCAACAATCCAGCTCCAACaatgaagaaaaggaaaatgccACTTTGGAAAAGAAAGAGCTCCTGGAATCACCACAAAACTTAATTTCACAAGAGCTGGAGTTAGAGCAGGCTGTGGAGAACATTGCTAAACTTACAGATCCAGATTTTCCGACAAAACCACTGACTCCACCCGTTCCACCTACAGAAGTAAAAAGTGAACCAGAGCAAGACAAACGTTCTAATCCTGCTAGTGAGACAGAACTCATGGCTGCTATTGACTCGATAACTGCTGAGGATGGAACTGTATCCTCAAGCCAAGCACCTCCACCAAGTGCAGATGGAGGTTCAGAACCTGAAATACAAGACTTGATTCCACCTGTCAAGGAAGGTGAACCTGAAACAAATACACCTGCCATACAGGAAGAGCCTGTCTTCCCTACCACACCCAAAAAGGGCACAAAGGGAAGACCTAAACGTTCTAAAGGCCAAAAGCcagtaaaaaaagatttaaaggaAGGCCCTTCGATAACTGAGGAATTGACAATTCCTTTAGCGGATAGCCCACCATCCAGTGTAAAGACTGTTCCTGCAACAACTACATCAGCAGCAACTACTACGGTTATTACTCCTACTACTTGGAAGCCAGAACCTGAGCCTTTAGCTGTCAAGGCTACAGATGTAAATACAGGGTCAGAGTCATCTTCTGAAGAACAGATTCAGCATCTTAAATCTGTTATTCCCCACTCTAAAAGTCCAATATGCCCAAAGCCCCAACAGGTGCCATCCGAGTGCATCTCTCCTTCCCTGTCTCCACTAGCTAACAGGCCACATATCAGACCCATTCAAACAAATAGAATTCCTGTTTCTCCACCAGATTGGCGCCACCAGTCTAAAGATACAGGAGTTTCCTCTTCACCTGTCATGCCGTTGGCATCAAAGGAAAACCAGTCTTTACTCTCAGACTCTGACAACTTGGTTATTGATCATGGCGCAAGTGATTTAAGGCAGATTCTtatgaaacacaaaaatatttcaTTGCCAAGTAGTAGTGCTATTCCTAGTAATCTACCCACTTTACGAGACCAGAACCCCTCTGAAAGTAATACTCAGTCAGCTGTTGTGCCAAATAAGTCACCACTACCAGGTAGTGTAATGGCAGCTCATCCAGCTCCCCCTATTGTTCGACCTCCAGCCTCACTACCATCTCCTGAGACGAAGTCTGTGATCTCTGTTATTGCATCCACTGCAACATCTGTTATCAGTCGTGTAGGCAACACTCCTGAGCCTGAGGACAAACTAAACATGAACATTGGAAATACCTGTGTGGATATGACTCTACCCAAGCCAACCTATAGGCCCAACAAAGACGATACTGGATCATACCATGGGCCTGTTGGTGATGAGGTGGGAAGTGCTGCACGCTTCATTGTTGAGAGCCCCACTCATGGTACAGGATCTTGCCCAGGTCTGAGAGTTAATACATCCGAAGGAGTGGTAGTATTGAGCCACTCGGGCCAGAAAATAGAGGGACCACAAAGGATTAGtgcaaaaataagtcagatTCCACAAGCAACAGCAGGTGACATGGAATCTCAGCAGTTGGTATCCATGCCCCAGataaaacaagaaatgtatGGTTCTCATTTAGGACTTCAAAAGGGGCCTACTTTGCAGACAGATCATGGGCATCCTTGTAAGACGCTGTCAACTTTGTCTTCTATTAAACAAGAAAGCACTGGTTTGGAAAAGATGGAATCTACTTACCAATCTGGAGTAGTAAAGCGTCTCACACAGGGTAACCAGCAAGTAATGAGTTATCATCAAGAGTACATGccaataaaacatcaaaagaaAATGGACATTGCTGATCCTCACAGTACGGATGGAGCTAAACCATCTTGGACCTCTGCTATAAGTCCTGCAATAAGCCCCCATTTGCCCTCTCCACCTGGCAACCATGTAGGTTTTGGTACAGCGGCTGGTGACAGAGCTCCCTCCCATATCAGTGGGGTCAAACAGGAACCACAATCCCCTCGCAAGTCTGGTCATCCACACTCTCCGTttactaaagtgtcttcacccATTGGCTCCTCTTCACCCAAGGGCATACCAGTGATGCTATCCACTGGCCTTCCTGCCATGCAACAGTTTATTACTGGTGTACATCATCCAGAGCAGTCGGTTATCATGCCGCCTCACAGTGTGCCTGGAGGCTTGGGACGGATGTCTCCTCACCGTGTATCCCAGTCAATTCCAGTGGGACATCTTGTCCAAGGAGATGTTCGGGTCAATactccacctctctctgtgATGAGCTATGGGTTGCATAGTGAGCCTCATGCCTCTCCCTGGTCCGGTCCCATGCAGACACGGCCCACCTCACCGCAGGCTGTTGGCAGAGAAAAGGTTCTCAAGGTAAACCCAGCTTCTTTGAGGGGTCATGAGGGGGAACAGGAAGAAGCCAGACGCTTCCACCAGGCTCCAGGAAGACAGTCTTCAACACAATTAAAACCGGAGACCATGCAGTCGCATGCAGGGCCTTTGCGGAGTAATGTCCAGTTAGAAACATACATGGCACAAAGAGATATGCGTGTGCTCCTGCATCAACAGGGGGAGCGTTTGGCCACAGACTCTCATTCTGGGCACATTCAAGACCTTCCCACCTCTTCAGCGCCTTCCAACCTGCCCTTATCCTTGTCTCCAAGAGCACATGTTTTGCCTAAAGGTGTGTCTGAGAAGGATATAACAAAGCCGTTGGAGGCAAAGAGGCCACACTCTCCTCTTCCTAAAGATGGAATGATGGGGATTAGACAATCTGGACAAGCAATGGCATCTCCCCAGAGAGTTCAGCTAATGCAACCAGGACCTAGTGGCTCATTCCCAGAGTACTCAGCAATGTACTCAAACCCAAGAGGCATCCATTCTCAAATACCAGAGACGTCTCCTGTTGGACTTAACCAGCCACCACTGAATGTCACACCAACCATG GGTGCAGACTCCCAGACTAAACCAGACGGCAAGATGACGCAGCCTGTTAATATGGTGCAGTTGCTCACG AAATATCCTATTGTGTGGCAAGGCCTGCTGGCACTGAAGAACGACACAGCTGCAGTCCAGTTGCATTTTGTCTGCGGCAACAAAGCTTTGGCTCATCGATCACTGCCCTTACAAGAAGGAGGCGCATTGCTTAGGATTGTCCAGAGAATGAGACTAGAGGCTTCGCAACTAGAGAGTGTAGCCCGAAGAATGACG GGGGACAGCGACTTCTGTCTCCTCCTTGCTCTGCCCTGTGGACGGGATCAAGACGATGTCCTAAACCAAACTCAAGCTCTTAAGGCCGCTTTCATCAACTACTTGCAGGCAAAGTTGGCTGCTGGTATCATCAATATCCCCAACCCAGGTTCCAATCAG CCTGCCTATGTGCTCCAGATTTTCCCACCATGTGAATTTTCAGAGAGCCACTTATCCCAGCTCGCCCCCGACCTTCTCAACAGGATCTCCAGCATCTCGCCACACCTCATGATTGTCATCACCTCTGTGTAA